In one window of Dermochelys coriacea isolate rDerCor1 chromosome 3, rDerCor1.pri.v4, whole genome shotgun sequence DNA:
- the EXOC8 gene encoding exocyst complex component 8, which yields MALPLGEGVGGSRLRRQLESGGFAAGEYVKQLSQQSDGDRDLQEHRQRIQALSEETAQSLKRNVYQNYRQFIETAREISYLESEMYQLSHILTEQKGIMEAVTQALLLQADRDDPALGARRAAADPHSNPFLPLSAKEAAASEEGRQRTLTTLLEKVEGCRDLLPESPGKYLVYNGDLVEYDADHMAQIQRVHAFLMNDCLLVATWLPNRRGAYRYDALYPLEGLAVINVKDNPPMKDMFKLLMFPESRIFQAENAKIKKEWLEVLEETKRNRALSEKLRLEQEAPPRTAPPPPEATNPFDREDEKEPPPEEETVDLSLEWIQELPEDLDVCIAQRDFEGAVDLLDKLNEYLGDKVMSQPVRELRAKVDERVRQLTDVLVFELSPDRSLRGGPRATRRAVSQLIRLGQSTKACELFLKNRAAAVHTAIRQLRIEGATLLYIHKLCHVFFTSLLETAREFETDFAGNSGCYSAFIVWARSAMRMFVDAFSKQVFDSKESLSTAAECVKVAKEHCKQLSEIGLDLTFIIHALLVKDIKGALQSYKDIIIEATKHRNSEEMWRRMNLMTPGALGKLREEMRSCGMSTFDQYTGDDCWVNLSYTVVAFTKQTMAFLEEALKLYFPELHMVLLESLVEIILVAVQHVDYSLRCEQDPEKKAFIRQNASFLYETVLPVVEKRFEEGVGKPAKQLQDLRNASRLMRVNPESTTSVV from the exons ATGGCGCTGCCGCTGGGTGAGGGCGTGGGCGGGAGCCGGCTGCGGCGGCAGCTGGAGTCGGGGGGCTTCGCGGCGGGCGAGTACGTGAAGCAGCTGTCGCAGCAGTCGGACGGGGACCGGGACCTGCAGGAGCACCGGCAGCGCATCCAGGCGCTGAGCGAGGAGACGGCGCAGAGCCTCAAGCGCAACGTCTACCAGAACTACCGCCAGTTCATCGAGACGGCGCGCGAGATCAGCTACCTGGAGAGCGAGATGTACCAGCTCAGCCACATCCTCACCGAGCAGAAGGGCATCATGGAGGCCGTCacccaggccctgctgctgcaGGCCGACCGCGACGACCCCGCCCTGGGCGCCCGCCGCGCCGCCGCCGACCCCCACAgcaaccccttcctccccctgtcGGCCAAGGAGGCCGCCGCCAGCGAGGAGGGGCGGCAGCGCACGCTCACCACCCTGCTGGAGAAGGTGGAGGGCTGCCGGGACCTGCTTCCCGAGAGCCCCGGCAAGTACCTCGTCTACAACGGCGACCTGGTGGAGTACGACGCCGATCACATGGCGCAGATCCAGCGGGTGCATGCCTTCCTCATGAACGACTGCCTGCTGGTGGCCACCTGGCTGCCGAACCGGCGTGGTGCCTACCGCTACGATGCCCTCTATCCCCTGGAAGGGTTGGCTGTGATCAATGTCAAGGACAACCCGCCCATGAAGGACATGTTCAAGCTGCTCATGTTTCCCGAGAGCCGCATCTTCCAGGCCGAGAATGCCAAGATCAAGAAGGAGTGGCTGGAGGTGCTGGAGGAGACCAAGCGGAACCGCGCCCTCAGTGAGAagctgaggctggagcaggaggccCCGCCACGGACTGCTCCGCCACCTCCTGAGGCCACCAATCCCTTTGACAGAGAAGATGAAAAGGAACCCCCACCTGAGGAGGAGACAGTAGATCTGTCCCTGGAGTGGATCCAGGAGTTGCCTGAAGACCTAGATGTCTGCATTGCCCAGAGAGATTTTGAGGGGGCAGTGGACTTGTTGGATAAGCTGAATGAGTATTTGGGAGATAAGGTCATGAGCCAGCCAGTGAGGGAGCTACGAGCCAAGGTAGATGAACGAGTCAGGCAGCTCACCGATGTGCTGGTGTTTGAGCTATCTCCCGATCGGTCATTACGAGGTGGTCCTAGGGCCACTCGCCGGGCTGTGTCCCAGCTCATTCGCTTGGGCCAGTCTACCAAGGCATGTGAACTTTTCTTGAAGAACAGGGCAGCTGCTGTACACACAGCCATTCGTCAATTGCGCATTGAGGGTGCCACTCTGCTCTACATCCACAAGCTTTGCCATGTCTTTTTTACCAGCCTGCTGGAGACTGCCAGGGAGTTTGAGACAGACTTTGCTGGTAACAGTGGCTGTTACTCTGCCTTCATTGTGTGGGCCCGCTCGGCAATGAGGATGTTTGTAGATGCCTTTAGCAAGCAAGTATTCGACAGTAAAGAGAGCTTGTCCACTGCTGCTGAGTGTGTGAAG GTAGCGAAGGAGCACTGCAAGCAGCTCAGCGAGATTGGGCTGGACCTCACTTTCATCATTCATGCCCTGTTGGTGAAGGATATCAAAGGAGCTTTGCAGAGCTACAAGGATATCATCATTGAGGCCACCAAGCATCGCAACTCTGAAGAGATGTGGAGAAGGATGAACCTGATGACCCCAGGGGCTCTGGGAAAACTCAGAGAGGAGATGAGGAGCTGTGGAATGAGCACTTTTGACCAATATACTGGTGATGACTGCTGGGTGAACCTTAGCTACACTGTGGTGGCTTTTACCAAGCAGACTATGGCCTTCTTGGAGGAAGCACTCAAGCTTTATTTCCCAGAGCTGCACATGGTTCTACTGGAAAGCCTAGTGGAGATTATCCTTGTGGCTGTCCAGCATGTCGATTACAGTTTACGGTGTGAACAGGATCCTGAGAAAAAAGCATTCATCAGGCAGAATGCATCTTTTCTTTATGAAACTGTCCTTCCTGTTGTGGAGAAAAGatttgaggaaggggttggaaagCCAGCGAAGCAACTACAGGATCTGAGAAATGCTTCAAGACTGATGCGTGTAAATCCTGAAAGTACAACTTCTGTAGTATAA